A window of Hordeum vulgare subsp. vulgare chromosome 5H, MorexV3_pseudomolecules_assembly, whole genome shotgun sequence genomic DNA:
CCATCACCACGCCGGGCGCGACCAGCCTCGCTGACCACACCTTGTCGCCCGCCGGCCATGCCCCGTCGCCTCCGTCGTCAGCGACTTGCTCTGTTGTCAGCCGCGCCGGTCGAGCCGTGCCCCTTTGCTTGCCGCGCAAAGAGGATTCCGGCGGCCAGGTTGAGGTCATGGGAGGCCATGGCGAGGTCGAGCTCGTCCAATTCAAACCGGCGGCGATCGATTGTCGCGTCCAACGGCCTTTTCCGACGCGCAGTGATGTATTCCGGCAAGTTTAGGACGGATTCCGGCAAATTTCGCGGCGTCGTGTTTGCTACGACGAGGTTTGACCGGTATACGGCCCCCTAGAATCGGCATTCCAACCTTCAAAAATAAGAGTTTCGGATGTGGCTTTACCGTGCCCCTTAAACTTTTTACGGGTTAGATTACTTTTACGGTTTTTATTCTACATACTTTTTGGGATCAAAACTGTAAACATAATTTTTTTTAGGTATTTGACCACTTATACAGGATGTGTTAGAGATGCTGTTAGCAACTGGCTTGGGTTTTACTCTGTCCTTCCTTCTATAAATCAAAGGTAGGTGCTAAGAATTATGCAAATCAAATAGGGCCTAGGTAGTTTGGTAtggatttttttaaattttttatatTAATTTAAAAATAAAGGTTTGGTAGACCAGAAGTGTCGAATTGTGCACTATGCCACCATATTGGCTTTCTCGGGCCCCCCCGGATTGGTGGCTGCACCGTGCCACCGAGCCTCACCCGACCAGTTGACCACCACGGTGCCCCCGACCTGACGCTTCTCCCTCTCCAACGCCATCGGGCAACCCACCCCTTTCCACCCCTTCCAACCCTCTCCCACTGATTCGCTCGCCGCGCGCGCGCGAGATCCAGCCGCGCCCCCCGCTCGAGATCTCCCGGCGGATCACTAGGACGGCGCCGCCGAGGAGCTCGGAGCCATGGAGGCGTCGTCCTGGGACGCCCTTCGCAAGCAGGTGAATACCCGCCCCCTCGGATCCCCGCGTCGCGCGCTCTCTCCCGCTCCCCGGTACCCCTTGCCGTTGTCCGCTCGCCCGAGATCCGGCCCTGGCCGGCGCCCGCGCCGCGCAGTGCGCTGCCGCTGTGGTATTCGGGCCGACGATTTCCCCCCGCTGCCCGCTGAATTCGTGAGAGGCGACCCTCGTAAAATTGGAGCGCCTCGTTCGTCGAATCCGTAGTCCGTGCCTGTGGAACGAAATGCGTTTTCCTTCGTCTTCTGAAACTGTAGAGTTTTCGTGACACCAAGACTAGTTTCATAGTGGCTATGTTCAAAAAACTGTGCTGCAGGTATAGCCCATTTCTTTGACTAACATGGTAAATTTGGAGCAATGTGCCACTAATCCAGTGTGCAACTGACTAGAGTTTTGATCCTACCGAACTGCCCCTTCTCCATCTGAAGCTTTTGTTGGTTAGATTGTGTAATCGTGCTTATGGAGTACTATCTAGTAATGCAATGCGTTGCCGGCTTGTTCATGAGAGTCAGGTATTTACGGTTAGTGTGTTCGGACTGTATGGTACGAGTCTATGGCTGAACCCATCCTTTGCTAGGCTAAGAAGGCGCCATGCCAAGTTATTTTCTGTAACGATGTCACTACTAAATACGATTGCTGCGTTAGGGCATGGCCTACATGGGTGCTAACAGAGAGGCGCTAGGATGGACATCCTGGTAGATAGGTAGTTAGGTCATCAATTCCTGGCGTCAGATGAGGCATGAACTCAAGAAATTGAATCGGGCGCTTGGGCCTTTTATGCCGTGCGGGGTAAAACACTGTTGCACCAGCCTGGACTTTGATTTTATTAGCGCCTATCGGTTAGCGTCTAGCATTGTGAAACAGATAAACGCTCGGATTCTTCTTTTAGTTTTATGATATATTTTTATTTCCCTCAGCACCCGTATAAGTGACTTGCGTTGAAGATGGCTTTATGGTTTCATGAAGCTATGAGTAGCCTGATAGATGGTATTTGATGTGCGTGTGTGCATGGTTAATGTTGTTCCTGTACAATTTCTGCTTGTAGGCGAGGAGGTTGGAAGCTCAGTTAGACGACCAAATGATTGCATACCGTAAATTGGTTTCTATGAAATCAGATGGTTCAGAGAATGATATCGAGACTGATATAGAAAGATCACTAAAGCAACTTCAGCAAGTAAATTCTCAAATGCAAACCTGGGTATCGTCAGGAGGCTCGGAAGTTCTTTCTCATACATTAACCCGTCATATGGAGATTTTGCAAGACCTTACACAGGTTCCAATAATTCCCTCTTACACCAAGTAACCACATTCTTCATAATTACAGTGTGTTTACATCTGATGTTAAATCAAGGTTTCTATTAATTTCTCCCCAGTCATAATAACCATGAATTATAAAGTTTGCCGCAGAGCAATACTCTTTGAATGGACACCACATATAGAACGGCTAGATTTCTCTCATAATTCCAAAAAGTTGCTAATTCAATAATTCCACAGGAATTCTATCGGCTTCGATCAAGTCTCAGAGTGAAGCAACAACATGCTTCCCTCCTTGACTTGAGAGACTTTGACAGAGCAAAGTTTGACGTGGAAGAGTCTGGAGACTCAGAACAAGCTCTTCTTAGAGAACAAGCTGCAATCAGCAGGAATTCCGGACAGGTAGGGTTGTCCTGGCTTTTAGGAGCACCTGTATTGTTTTATGATATTTGCATCAGTTTATTGTTAGCTCTATTATATAATACTATCATATAAGGCATACAAATGAACCCAGGATAACAGCTTACATGCATGGATGGTGTTGCATAGCGTTACCAACATGAATTCTCAAGCATTTCGAATCGAAGGAGCCTCGCTCACCTTTCTTGTTAGGAGATAATTTAATTCTGTCAGGGCAAAGAAACAAAATCAAATTCATCTTTCTTTTGTATTTGTTAACAAACACAGTATTTGTTATCTTACCAAACGGTGCCTGCCACATAAAATAAGTGAACCATACcgcttttttgttttgtttacctATGGCATGTGTTGCCCACTTTTACTGTTCTTGCTTGTTACTAATATGTTTTGGGCAATGAGGTTCAGGAAATCCACAAAGGCCCATAAATTACATTTGGCTTGATTAGTGTATACTCAAATAGTAATAATTACATGTGCTCGTCTATTTCAGTTTTAGCAGAATTTACTGAATTTCAACCTATATGGTCGTGAAATTGCTTGTTTAGAAATCTATCTCATTGAAAactgcaacaacaaaaacaataacaagaacaagaacaagaacaagaacaagaacaacaacaacaaagcctgttTGGCCCAaaaaagttggggtaggctagagttgaaaccataAGATCTTGAAACCAACTCATGGTTTTggcacgtggatagctaacttccatgcacccctgtccatggtccatggctagttctttggtggtATTCTAGTCCTTCGGATCTCTCTTaatggactcctcccatgtcaagtttggtctagtaCTCCCTCCGACATTATCAGCACGCTTTAATCGTCCACTATGCACTGGCCTTTCTGGAGGCCTGCACTCTATACCCAAACCAGCTCAGTCGATGTTGGGCAAGCTTTTTTTCAATCGGTGCTACTCCAACTCTATCATGTATATCCTCATTCCAGACCCGATCCtttcttgtgtggccacatattcATCTCAAACACgtgcatctctgctacacctaactgttgggcATGTCGCCTTTTAGTTGGCCAATATTCAGTTCCACACAACATCAGTTGAATCACCGTCCTATAGAACCTTCCTTTTagtttttgtggcactctcttgtcacggaGAACTCTGACGCCAGAAGCTTGGCCCCACTTCATCCATCCAGTTTCGATTCAATGGCTCACATCTTCAGGATATCACCACCCTTCTGCAGCATTGACCCAAGATTTCGAAAGGTGTCCTTCCGAGGTACcgcctgcccaccaaggctaacctcctcctgcctagtactccctccgtcccaaaattcttgtcttaagtttgcttagaaatggatgtatctaaatactaaaacgtgactagatacatctgtatctagacaaatctaagacaagaattttgggacggagggagtagtactgaagccgcacctcatgtactcagttttagttctactaagcctaaaaccttttgATTCCAAAGTCTGTCCCCACAGCTCTAACTTTCTTTTAACCCCCGTTTGCCTATCATCGACTAGCGCCGCATCATcttcaaagagcatacaccatggggtaTCTCCTCGTATAtctcttgtgacctcatccatcaccaaagcaaaaatataagggctcaaagctgacccttggtgcAGTCCTATTTTGATTGGAAAGTCATCAGTGTCCCCATCACTGAAAACTGCAattaaatttttttgaaaatttcaagcctTTAAAGCTCCCTGTTATGGGGTTTCCGGTAGCCATTGTTGCGTCGAAACATATAGTGGCATGAGGGTTCAGTACTCACAAGTTATGGCCTAGTTCCCACCGAAACCTGAAATATAACTATATAAGTGGAATGGAACATAGAAAGTGACAATGTTTGCATGTTTATGTTGGAAGCTGTGAAGAGGAATAGTACCTAGGTGCAGCTTTTAGCAAAGAGCACATGCTGTTTGTGTGAGGCCATCTTTAATGGTTATATGATAGTTATTGGTAAATTTTGCCGCATAGGAATGTGATGATTTTGTGTCAGAGAATAAATTACGGGAGAGACCAAAGTTGTATGAACTTGAACCAACAACCTTTGGACAAGCTCCAAGTTACAAAGAGAGCGAACTTATTTATTATCACATTTCTATTGGAATGGTTCTATGATAGCTTGTTGGTTGATGGCCATGTGTTGATAACATGGATAAaagctattggagatgctctgagGAGATAACCGATGCAGGTATTGGACCACAACTTGCACATAAAAGCTGCTGGCTTAAAAGCTGACAATCCCTTCTTAAATGTAACTTTCTCggctgtcattttcttatgtctgGACATGAGAAATTAAGGGTTATTCCCTTGACCAGTAAGCCACAGGTTGGACATGTGACAATGATGTCCCGACTATTTCAACAGCACAGGAAGTCCATTCTTATCTACAGACAGTCTACAACAATGCTTAACTTTTTCTCTAATCACCTTCTCGACAAACCAGTAATTAGAACTATGAATGCGGACACTAGAGGACAGTCCTTATACTGGGAATTCGAGAACGAAACCACCGTAGCCGCCTTTGCATTTCTGGTCATCATCAATAGTTGCATGTCCAAACAAACCTATGTAGCTTAGAAAGTAGAAAGACAGTGAAAGCATGCCTGTTTTGTCCACTCAGGCTACAaatgggatttgcactacaaatACCAAATAGTGCCCCAAATATGCTATATTGCCTCTGCTAAGTCTTATATTATCATGGGAACTATCGCTGCATGATaaagagcagttgaagaatttggcgGCCCATTAAGCTTGCAAGTTGCTGCCCCTCTGAAATTCGTAGATTGGATTCAACATGCAACATTATGCGGTTAGTATATTTGCTGCGTGCTGTCTGTGAACTGTATGAATGACCGGTGCATTAGTACATGTGTTTTTCATGCTAAAGGGACTGCTGGCTGCATGGAGAATATTTTCTTAAATTGATATACGCATCTGTGTCCACTGTCATAGCTAGTTAGCCTGAGGTACCTCTAGCTTCCTCAAACTTTAACCAACTAGTTAGTTTTAGAAAATTGTACTATTATAGATGGCTGGTAAGCCATGAAAACCAAATATATGTTGACTGGCTGACTTTTTGTAGCAAAATCTTGAATTGACCAAGCTTTCTGAACCCTTACCTTTTCCATATTTAGGTGGATACTGTGATATCACAAGCTCAAGCAACACTGGGCGCTCTCATGTCTCAGCGTTCAACGTTTGGTGGCATCACTACCAAAATAAGCAACGTCAGCAGCCGGATCCCCACGGTATGCATCACACCGTATATCCTTGCGAGCAATCGAAAATCATACTCTTACTATGTTTGCGCCTCACACTTTTCTTCAACGAATCTGACAGATTAATCACATCCTCACGTCGATCAGGAGGAAGAAATCGATGGACACCATCATCCTTTCCCTCGTGGCGTCCGTGTGCGCGTTTCTTATGTTCATCTACTGGTTGTCAAAGTAGTAGGAGGATGTTTGTCACAGCGAAAAGGTATCATAGTGTTGTAAGTTTGGATCACAGTGCCAGTACAGATAATGATGATATGGTTGGTGTTTGTACAATATTGATTCAATGGTATTACGTTTTCACATCGCGCTTCTTCGGCCTATTCTCCAGCCCGATCGAACTCTATACATATCCTGTTGTACCTTCTATGCATACATATAGATATCTCTACTATTACAGCaggatcgaacgtcgtgatggttcaaccttccgatggttcgacctcccagCGATCCCACCTCGTCCCcgaacaaaaaaaaaaaaaacaaaacgacCTCGCAACCCCAGATCTCTCTCCCCCACCCCTTCCCTCGCAACCACCCCCCTCCCCCATCGGTCTCCATCCCCGGATCTctctcccccaccccctccctcgcaaccaccccctctcccccaagacccggcgccgcctccttgtccgtcggagcgcAGTCACGCATCAGGGTCGGGGGTTCTGCGAGCAGCACCCGCCCCGCGAGCTTGCGGCCGCCCCCGTGCCGCTCGGTGCCGGCCCCGCTCCCGCGCCGCTCGGGTCGTCGCCGCCTCTCTCGCCGTCGACGAGTCACTGTGGCAGCGTCGGTGGCGGCCAGGCACCTCGTCCGCGTCCCACCATGCCGGAGCCCACCAAGCCCCTCTCCCCCCACCCAAGCCGCGGGCTCAGCCTCGGCTCCGcctcctcgccatcgtcatctcCACCCTCGTCCACCTCCTCTCCCCGCCACCTCAGCCAGTCCCCTCCCCGCGCTTCTCCGTCATCATAGACGCCGGCAGCACCGGTACCCGGGCCCACGTATTCTCCTTGGGGCCCGATGGCCGACCGGATCTGGCAAGCTCCGCCGTGATGCGCGTCTCCCCGGGGCTCTCCTCTTTCGCCGCGGACACGGCGCGCGTGGCGGAGTCGCTGCGGCCTCTGATGGAATTTGCCAAGGAGAAGGTAGGTGGCGAGGGGGCCGCCGCGGCAACAGAAGTGCGGCTGATGGCAACCGTCGGCCTGCGGCTACTCGAGGAGAGCGTCCGGGAGGCGATATTGGTGTCCTGCAGGAACGCTCTCAGGGCCTCCGGGTTCCGGTTCGAGGACTCATGGGCCAAGGTGATCCCAGGTACTACTGTCGGTTTCTTCACCTTACTAAGAAAATGAATTGCAAAAACCAGTAAGCCTCCAGCAACATGTTCATTTCTTACTGGTTGATAACATCAACAAACTGAGCAAATCATGGGGCATGGAGAACATTGATTGAGTGATACAAATACTGCAGTAGTTTTTCAGGATGTGCTCCCGTAAACCCAGTAAGCCTCCAGCAACATGTTCATTTCTTACTGGTTGATAACATCAACAAACTGAGCAAATCATGGGGCATGGAGAACATTGATTGAGTGATACAAATACTGCAGTAGTTTTTCAGGATGTGCTCCCGTAACCCCCCCCCCTTCATTCTTCTGGCACGGAAAGACGAGCGGCAACAGACTGGTCGCAGACCCGCTGTTAGCGTAATGGACGAGGGGAATGGTAGGACCATGGGTGGAGCACGTAGACGGAGGAGGTTGcatacatgtattattgtttgagGTTTGCCTTTTACCTAGAGGAATACTTATAGCACTGAATTTATGAATGCAGACTATGTTTACTTATTGTCGCAATCTCATGTATAGGTTGTGCTGATTCTTAAATTGCCAAAACACCCATTGATTGAAATCACCCTGGTTTGCTTTTTTGTTGTGGAAACTTGTTGTATGTGTGAATTTATTTGTACTCTCGGTCTCAGGGCGCACCGAGCCTACAAAATattgaatgatcatgttgttgctaTAAGCATTCCATTTGATTATGTTTTCACCTGAGGAGTTCATGATAAATTGAACATGAACATCAATTATCTGTACCGCTGATTCTATCTTATTTTGGTTATGTTGATGGCAGGACCAAGTGGGAAAACACCACAAATAATTTCAACTTGGGAAAGAGCATCAAGAGGATGAACTCGCTCGGTGGCTTGTACTGCGTTTTGTGGTAGAGCAACATAGAAATCTCCGTTTCTTCATTACTTTTTTCTGATGGTTTATTTGCCATATGTTAGATAGGCGAGAGATGGGGTGCCAGGAGGCGGCGGCATCAAAATCAGTGCGAGTGACGATGACGGTGTACATGATGAGCTAGGTGGCATCGGCCACCACAACATGTTCTACTCGTAGGCCATGCTTTCTCAGCTCGAGAATGCCAACAACTCAGTCCTTTTGCAGTCGTGTATTCATGTTCATCGACAAGTTGTCCATACAATACCTTGGCGCCAACAACCACGGCCATGATGATGCCGTCGTGCTGGCCGACGACCCTGCTTCCATGCGCTCAGTAATCTACTGATTTGAGATGACCGTGAGGACTGCTGGGCTCAAGGGGTTGCTTCCACATGTGATGGCAACCTGGGTGAGCTGCCTTTTGGTGGCTCTTTCTGCTATTTGGTATCTCTAGCCTGATTTTAGTGCTCTGACAGCAATTAGCAATGCTAAAGTTGAGGCCAAAAGGAATTGTAAGAAGAAAGGAGTTGTAAGAATCGTTCCTTAGAAATTGTACACTAAACTGCTTGTGCATTTCATGCAGGTTGGCACTCATCTTGAAGCAGAATTAAatggaaatcagcagcaaaacacAATCTGCATAGTGGTAATCTAATCCTAGAATCAAGCTGCATTTATTATACATTTATTAGTGGTTTCATGGTTTTATATTTTCTGTACTATGTTTGACTGTAATATATAACCTGAGATTTTAAGTGTGCGCACAGTCGATATGGTTCAACTGAATAGAAAAGGTGTCTTCTGATTGTACTAGAAATTATTAAGAGATATAGTAACTTTATTATGTAGCAATCTGTTAATTTAGAAGTGATATCTTCCCCTCGCTTTGAAGTGAATGCAAGGTGCTATTACTGTGTTGTTTCTGCATTACTAAACTGTCTCTATGGCCTTCAAAGCAACTGTaacttgtttgttttattttggtTAACCTATTTTGATTGAAACCATTTGTTACCCTAAGTAATCGTACCGTAATGTTGGAACTACAGGCACATATTTACGACACTATCATTCATCGCTGAGACCTTTATCTTTCTTTATGTTCGAATGGATGCCCTTGACCTAGATAAATGGAAGACAACCCAAGCAAGGTGAATCCAGAATTTATTTTTTGCAGTGCCAACAAAGTACTTGTCATTTCACATTTTTGAATTGTTCATAATTACCTTAAAACATTTCTCAGAGCCATACTTTGTTACTTTGCTAGCCTCGAGACCTCAGTTGTTATTTTCGGTGTTATCATTTCACTCATTTTGCTGGGACGGGCAGCGTTTGTTTTCCCTCTTTCAATTCTTTCAAACTTTATGAGTGGGAATTCTGAAAAAGCTCCAATCACATTCAAGCATCAGGTTGCTTCTAAATCTATGATTTTGACTCGTTCCCATGCTTTGTTTCAGTTCAAAGGCGATCTGCAATCTTCCATAGTAGAAATCCACTGAATGATCTAACtccaaattctttgatcatgctAAGGTCTAGAATTTCTCATGAACCAATCATATTATGTATTAGATCATAATAGATGCTTCTACTATCGTCTACTCCCTCTGAGCCATAATAGAAATTCTTGGAAGTAACTCCAAATTCTTTGATCATaatagatgcttctactactattcacAGTTTTCTTGTGTGGATCTTTTTGTGTTCACTTATAAGTACAATAAGTAGCAGCAATGCTGCAAAAGATACATGCCATGCGTTTCCAGTTACATGGTTTAATTGCTCAAGTCATTTTCTTCAGGCCATTGCTGCTCTCAAGAAAGGGCCCATCTACTCAAGTGTGGGAAGAGAGGGAAGCCCAGGTTCTGCCCTTTCAGGCTATCATGTGTGAGTAGCCTCTTTGGCACTACGGAATACTACtgtaaaggacgtggatgtcgcctagaggggggggggtgaataggcgctttaaaatagttaaggtttaggcttgaacaaatgcggaataaaactaatgtttaatatgtcaagcacaaaaactacaaacaactaggctcacctatgtgcaccaacaacttatgctaagcaagataaacaactaagtgatagcaagatatattacaataaacaatatgtctatcacaaagtaaagtgcataagtaaagggttcgggtaagagataaccgaggcacggggagacgatgatgtatcccgaagttcacacccttgcggatgctaatctccgttagagcgttgtggaggcacaatgctccccgagatgccactaaggccaccgtaatctcctcacgccctcgcacaatgcaagatgccgtgattccactaagggacccttgaggacggtcaccgaacccgtacaaatgacaacccttgggggcggtcaccgaacccgtacacgtggcaacccttgggggcggttaccggtacccgtacaaattgctcggggcaatctccacaacctaattggagaccccaacgcttcccgaagcttcacaccacaatgattgagctccgagacaccaccaagcttctaggacgccaaagcatccacgaagaacaatatcaagggtactaagtaccaaaggtagtaagcttctcaacttctcacttccacgtatcaccgtggagaactcaaaccgatgcaactaatgcaatggcaagaacacacgaagtggtcaagtccctcacactcaaatccctccacaacaacaaaagctatggagaaatatgagaggaagaacaaggagctcacaaagaactccaagatcaagatccaaggggttcccctcacatagaggagaaagtgattggtggagatgtggatccagatctcctctctcttttccctcaagaacaagcaagaatcattggagggatagagagtaatcaagctctaagaatgtcaacaatggaggtagaacaagagctcaaccgatggataagaccaagggggaagaagaccccctttatatagtgggggaaggaatcagaccgttacccccactttctgcccgagctccagcggtactaccgctggcactccagcggtactaccgccagctagcggtactaccgctggcaccccagcggtactaccgctgggcccctggtagtccaacggcactaccaccgccaagaaagtcttcgcaaaaaggtccgtccacgaacaacctctagg
This region includes:
- the LOC123398208 gene encoding Golgi SNAP receptor complex member 1-1 gives rise to the protein MEASSWDALRKQARRLEAQLDDQMIAYRKLVSMKSDGSENDIETDIERSLKQLQQVNSQMQTWVSSGGSEVLSHTLTRHMEILQDLTQEFYRLRSSLRVKQQHASLLDLRDFDRAKFDVEESGDSEQALLREQAAISRNSGQVDTVISQAQATLGALMSQRSTFGGITTKISNVSSRIPTINHILTSIRRKKSMDTIILSLVASVCAFLMFIYWLSK
- the LOC123398210 gene encoding probable apyrase 4; protein product: MRVSPGLSSFAADTARVAESLRPLMEFAKEKVGGEGAAAATEVRLMATVGLRLLEESVREAILVSCRNALRASGFRFEDSWAKVIPGTTVGFFTLLRK